A portion of the Lolium rigidum isolate FL_2022 chromosome 1, APGP_CSIRO_Lrig_0.1, whole genome shotgun sequence genome contains these proteins:
- the LOC124682592 gene encoding U-box domain-containing protein 19-like: MREGTYRGRKNALVSLYGVLQGAASIAKAVSAGAVAVLANLLSSDREDIVNDSVALLARIAEQPAGATAILASSELVTSVVDSLGASSSRSGKDHCVSLLASLCRHGGDKVVALMGKMPALMPALYALMADGSPVAGKRARWLINEIHRVYEHRQPPPPVAPPAGDRVIRV, from the coding sequence ATGAGGGAGGGCACCTACCGCGGCCGCAAGAACGCGCTGGTCAGCCTCTACGGGGTGCTCCAGGGCGCCGCCAGCATCGCGAAGGCGGTGtccgccggcgccgtggccgtgcTCGCCAACCTCCTGTCCAGCGACCGCGAGGACATCGTGAACGACTCCGTCGCGCTGCTCGCGAGGATCGccgagcagccggccggcgcgaCAGCAATCCTGGCCAGCTCGGAGCTCGTCACGAGCGTCGTCGACTCCCTCGGCGCGTCGTCGTCTCGGTCGGGTAAGGACCACTGCGTGTCGCTGCTGGCCTCCTTGTGCCGGCACGGAGGCGACAAGGTCGTCGCCCTGATGGGCAAGATGCCGGCGCTGATGCCCGCGCTGTACGCGCTCATGGCCGACGGCAGCCCTGTGGCGGGCAAGAGAGCGAGGTGGCTCATCAACGAAATCCACCGGGTCTACGAGCATCGCCAACCGCCTCCGCCGGTCGCGCCGCCGGCTGGTGACCGTGTCATTCGAGTTTAG
- the LOC124652576 gene encoding U-box domain-containing protein 19-like translates to MPPHDRKAPPARRMLALPAVCPCEAISPGTLLTSLLALAADVASRDAGAFPVLRRGAGEALRITRVLLAFLEELQEASAAAPLPGAAVLGLSELHVAMQKLRLLLADCARRGARLWVLMNADLVASELRFVLGSVATAMDVLPAEVAGASAEARELARLVSDQAWRAAVGPDADDGRAAWSVRSMLAKFRTSAAPHAEDARMVLGRVGITTWWDCAEEVAFLEAEMLDRLEDGRENENDLVLISGLMAFLVYCRVVLFDRVDAKKKADATAPEPTPAASCTPWTPSQEALLCPITLELMTDPVTVTTGQTYDRTSIKRWVKSGCRTCPVTGEKLRSAHFVPNVAVRGIVEQLLLRKGTSLHEQPSSKHRSAVDKTVAAFGPAAAGGVRVAVSCLIARLSRGAPEEQKKAAYEVRKLAKRNVFHRACLVEADAVPWLLHLLSSADASVQDNAVASLLNLSKHAAGRRALVEAGGLSLVVDAVNVAAKVEAQQ, encoded by the coding sequence TTCCCCGTGCTCCGGCGAGGGGCCGGCGAGGCCCTGCGCATCACACGCGTCCTCCTCGCCTTCCTCGAGGAGCTCCAGGAGGCGtcggccgccgcgccgctcccAGGCGCCGCGGTGCTCGGCCTGTCCGAGCTGCACGTGGCGATGCAGAAGCTTCGGCTCCTGCTCGCGGACTGCGCGAGGCGAGGCGCGAGGCTGTGGGTGCTGATGAACGCCGACCTGGTCGCCTCCGAGCTCCGGTTCGTCCTCGGCTCCGTCGCCACGGCGATGGACGTGCTGCCGGCGGAGGTGGCCGGGGCGTCCGCcgaggccagggagctcgcgaggCTTGTGTCCGACCAGGCGTGGCGCGCGGCGGTGGGGCCCGACGCGGACGACGGCCGCGCCGCGTGGAGCGTGCGCTCCATGCTCGCCAAGTTCAGGACCAGCGCCGCGCCGCACGCCGAGGACGCCAGGATGGTGCTCGGCCGCGTCGGCATCACGACCTGGTGGGACTGCGCCGAGGAGGTGGCGTTCCTGGAGGCCGAGATGCTGGATCGCTTGGAGGACGGCCGCGAGAACGAGAACGACCTCGTGCTCATCAGCGGCCTAATGGCGTTCCTGGTGTACTGTCGCGTCGTCTTGTTCGACCGCGTTGATGCCAAGAAGAAGGCTGACGCGACCGCGCCCGAGCCGACGCCGGCAGCGAGCTGCACGCCGTGGACGCCCAGCCAGGAGGCGCTGCTGTGCCCGATCACTCTGGAGCTGATGACCGACCCGGTGACCGTGACCACGGGCCAGACGTACGACCGGACATCCATCAAACGGTGGGTCAAGAGCGGGTGCCGGACGTGCCCTGTCACCGGCGAGAAGCTCCGCAGCGCGCACTTCGTGCCGAACGTGGCGGTGCGCGGCATCGTCGAGCAGCTGCTCCTCCGCAAGGGGACGTCGCTCCACGAGCAGCCGAGCAGCAAGCACCGGTCCGCGGTGGACAAGACCGTCGCGGCGTTCggcccggcggcggccggcggcgtgcgcgTCGCCGTGTCCTGCCTAATCGCGAGGCTCTCAAGGGGCGCGCCGGAGGAGCAGAAGAAGGCGGCGTACGAGGTGCGGAAGCTGGCGAAGCGCAACGTGTTCCACCGCGCGTGCCTCGTGGAGGCCGACGCCGTGCCGTGGCTGCTCCACCTGCTCTCCTCCGCGGACGCGTCCGTCCAGGACAACGCCGTCGCCAGCCTGCTGAACCTGTCGAAGCACGCGGCCGGGCGGCGCGCGCTCGTGGAGGCCGGCGGGCTGAGCCTCGTCGTGGACGCCGTCAACGTCGCGGCCAAGGTGGAGGCGCAGCAG